The Cyclopterus lumpus isolate fCycLum1 chromosome 18, fCycLum1.pri, whole genome shotgun sequence nucleotide sequence AGATACACGGTTGTGTACTTTGGCTGTGCGATGATTCAACGTGATCATTTGTGGCCTTTCAATGGAATTGTATCGTGATGAAGTCATATTGTGACACACAATTTTGTCATCTAAACTGATAACAAGCACATATAAACTCAAATTGGGCAGGATATTAAAATTGACACTTGAGTTATGGGATTAGCCCAGCGTAGTTAAATCAACCTATTTAATCAGCTTACTCTGTATTTGTATTAGTCAGTGTATAgtttgaaatatgtatttattatttctaaataGCAGTTTAAACTGCTGAGTGTACATAAGtacttatttaaaaagagaaaatcctCATAACTCTGTATTTTTCATGTTCACATAGGAgcatcccaaaaaaaagatgctcttatcgtgatatatatatatatatatatatatatatatatatatatatatatatatatatatatatatatatatatatatatatatattgctatGGAGATATAAAATTACCTATACCATGATGGAGGGTTTTGGCCATATCAACAAGCCCTTACACTACAACTTTTCCACTTGGATCAGGAATTCCTTttttcaaattacattttttttttttaaaaacaatgatcATGCAACTTCAGTTTTTAAGTAAAAAAGTCTGCATTGGGGTTTGTCAGTTTGCAATGAACAATGAATGTAATATTTGCTGCACAAGAAACTTACAGTGTTGTGAAAGTCTTCAATGGTAAACTCAGTGAAGCCCTCATTAACCAGGTCCATTTTACTTTTAGTTGAAACTGCTTTGAACCTGTAGAGATAAATTCAATAATCCTGAGATTATGGCCACCATAGTGTTTGTTAGATTTTAAGTATGATGGAGAACAGTGAAGACAGGACAAACAGGCAAAGATCACAGTGGGCAAACATATTGTTTCAcccataacaaacaacaacacaccatcTAGTTGTTCGGTGACTGCATACATAACTGGCACTGTGACAGATTTgtataaaacaattttttttaaacatttgtttatatGTAAATTAgggaaagcaaaaacaaaactgtgCCAAAACAGACTTTAATGGGCCAAAATGACAGGCCGATAGCTACTATAGCACAAACTGCAACCACTGCGACACTCACTTCTGAAGTTCTTTGCTGTCGTCTAGCAGCGACTCGAGATGTGCGAAACCAAACGCTCTGTAGAAACAGTTCCCATCTGGTCGTGTTTTGCGAATGTACGAGTATTTTTTGTGTAGGTCCTGTagcaaaaggagaaaagaatgaTCCAAATTCAAATACAAAGACTGTATTTGAGTATGTAAGCAACGCAGCGTTTGGTTTTGCTGCTCTGGATAAACAGACACCCTGGACTGTGGCAGAAATGCACCCTGATGTGGGTGTAGTAACCTAAGACCAGGTGGTGCGGATTGACTGACCTTGATCTTGAGCTGATAAACCGTGTCATCCTCAGCGTACTCCCTCTGCAGCACCGCCAGGTCCTGTCTGTCCGACACTAAGGGGCTACTGTTGGCTATCTACATACCCACACAAAGAGATTATTAGGGCATGCATGGTAAGAATCTTCACTCGTGGGTGCATCTGTTTTGACCCAAGCTATTCTTGTAGTCTGAACAAAAGGTAACAAAAAGGACCCAAACAAAtctatgcatttatatatacacaatacagaACTTCCATTTAGGATGTATCATGTTTGTTTCATAAAATAACATATTGTATTAATAGGCAATAGCTGTGCCGAATAGTTTCATAGTTTTCTGAAcaggtcaaggtcaaggtcattaGTTACTGGGCAGTTTTAAAAGGCTGACAAACAAAGATAATATtatgtttttgcatttttcagTGTTGACAGCGGCGTAGCAAGAGTGGAGCTGTATCCACTCATAAGCAGAATTTTCAAAAAGTTTTCTGATTCTCAATAAAAAGGGATCTCACCTCTTGCTGAATTCTGTCCTGTTGAGCAATTATGGCCTCATCATATGCGAGGCAGTTCACTCCTGAAGCGTAGCAGAATGGATAATTGGTCAGGTTTAGATTGCAATAGTGTTCAATTTAAATAAGACCGGTGAGACTGATTTACAATACAGCAAAGGCAGTAGTAAATAGCAGAGCAGTACACTATTAAATAGGACATGCACCCATGTAACCTAAACAATGCAGATGGAGTAAGTAACCATAGCATCATCAAGTCATCATGTTGCAGAGgtgatttttcattttattaaaataaattaataataataatcaaaaacaaGCCTCAATTTAACACAGACCGCAAGTATCTTGAATCATGCATTTGTTCACGCATGCACAAATAAATCCGTCTGTACGGTTTAGGTGGAGGAACCACCTGTGCAGACATGATACAGCTCGCAACGTAATGGCTTCAACGGTGGCAGAGAGCTAGTGCTTTCAGTGACACTTTATGAAAGTACATAATCAtgtacattaatgtgtttatgtgtattacTCTGATACATTTTTGACATACGAGTCAACCAACACTcgcttaaaaacacaaataatcagACGGCGGTGGCGTTGTGCATTAAACACGTAATATAATGAAGACAATAACAAAGCATGGGCGAAGAAAACTACACTTTCTCATCCTGTTTTCGTCGTGTGCTGTCACCACACGCCCCCACGCGCGCGTTCTGACAGTCAGCAGTTAACACGAAAACAACTTAATCCACAACACCAGCTAGCGTCAGTCAGCTCAACTTGGCTAGCTCGAGCTATGCGTAAACAAAACACATCCTCGTCTCGACGAATGTGGTCGTTTTACCTCCCAAAAAGGGACGGCTCCTACATTGAATATTAAACGTATAGTTTTAACATTTCCTTAGGTAAAAAACTCCGGGACTGTCACGCACTGCTGCATCGTCTGTAACTAAACAAGCGTTTTCTCTTTGTGTAGCAATGGTAgctggctaacgttagcccACTAGCCCTGTCTCCCCCTCGCCGCTGCTTGTCAACCGCCTTCGTCACGGAGAGGGCAGCGGGCGGACGGCCGAGCGGACACTCGCGGGGGTCGCGGGCTCCGCTCGCAAGAGTCACGACCGCAGTTAATATTGGAAGTGTTTCTCtcaccctccacctctccctgtGATGattcctgttgctgctcctccGCCATCTTAGCTATCGAGATCTGTTTCCTCCTTCTGCATGACCTCATTCGTTACACACTTCCGGACGAGTCATATTTGTGTAtctcgtgtttgtttgtttgtttgtttgtttgtttgtgtgatttaaaatatgttttataacaGTGGTACACCCTTTCATGTCAAGGGCCCTATGAACAGAATGGGATTTGAAccaacatataatatataacagtCTTGTTGAGGCTGTATGTGGTCGAACTGAAGCAGCCCATGATTAAAACCGTATCATTGAACCTCATTTTCATAGGAGGTGCCTGGACAGAGGGGCTGGCACCTCAAAGTGGGCACCTGCCCCATGGCTCCCAGACCCCGAAGGAGTCACGCTGTGTTTACTTTGTTGTAAATTGGTTTGTGGTATTGTGATTTAACTGTAAATTAGTTTGGCAAAACTGAAATTATAACAGCATCGGGGTGTGCTCATACTTTATTACCAATTATGTTCTTGCCTTGTATGGCCTTGTGTCTAAAtccagtttttagtttttagtggATGTTATGCGTATATGGTGTCTTGTCTTGAATTAATTTGTACCATGAGCTAACTCAAACATAATGCATAAAAGCATAATGTAACAGGATCCATAGGCTACGCACCCAAAGTTTGAGGAACGGTtaatcatgtccttcatgtggCCAAGGGCACCTTAACTCCTGCAAAAATTCAATTCACTTGCAAGCCAGAATACATTTCAGTGTATTTTTCCTATTTTGAAGGTCCAGAAAATAGTTTTAGTTAACataaatgttttacaaaaaccatgcacatttatttccaaCCCATCAATACAAACTGATACCCATACAAATACCTTTTAAAGAAATGACCTGGAAGATAATTTCCCCCAAATCACAGTGGAATGCAGAGTCTTTCATAGTTCTGTCGTTTTGCATTAGGCTCATTCAGGTCCCTGCACTTTCCAGCAGTAAACATCAGGGGGCGCTGTCTACAGCAAAAGCAACCCACATTAACACACAACACCACTTATCTGTTGCTCTTTCTTACCTGTTAGGTTG carries:
- the LOC117748022 gene encoding ubiquitin thioesterase OTUB1-like, with the protein product MRSCRRRKQISIAKMAEEQQQESSQGEVEGVNCLAYDEAIIAQQDRIQQEIANSSPLVSDRQDLAVLQREYAEDDTVYQLKIKDLHKKYSYIRKTRPDGNCFYRAFGFAHLESLLDDSKELQKFKAVSTKSKMDLVNEGFTEFTIEDFHNTFMDLIELCEKQPSLQELLNSFNEQNMSDYVVVYLRLLTSGYLQREFGFFQHFIEGGRSVKEFCQQEVEPMSKESDHIHIIALAQALNVSILVEYMDRGEGGTVNHHVFPEGGDPRIFLLYRPGHYDILYK